The genomic window GGCGACAGCGGTTGCCCCCGCTCCTGCCGGCGCTGCTCGATCAAGTGTTCCAGACGCTCCTCAGCCCGGTTGCGCACCTGGCCGCGCAGGTCCTCGCCGCGCCCGCGCAAGTTGCCGGTCACGTCCTGCACGCGGGGGTCGGTCAGCGCCCGCCCGGCGAGCTGCGACGCCAGCGCCCGCACCCGCACGCGCCCCGGCAGCTTCTGGCCCGGCGTGTCCGCTTCCGGCGGATGGCTTTGCCTCTTCGCTGAGGGTTTGAACATGCCCCCTACGCTGTCACGTCCTGACTGCCTCTGAATGTGAGGCGAGGGGCAAGTGAGGCGGGGGCCGCTAGCATCAGGGCATGTCCGGCTCCGCCCCGTCTGGTCCCGCGCCTGTCCGCCGCTTTCGCGCTGTCGCCGTGCAGCCCCAGTGGTCGGCGCAGGATTTCGGGAGTGCCCCGGCGTTCCGGCGCTGGCTGCGCTCGCAACTGGAAGCGGCGCGGCCCCACCTGGCTGCGGACCGGCCCACCCTGGTCGTGCTGACCGAACTCAACGGCCTGCCGCTGGTGCTGCGTGGCGACGGCTGGGCAGCGCGGCTGGGCACCTTCGAGCGGGCGGCGGCGGCGCTGTTCGTGCGGCGTCTGGGACGGGTGTTGCCGGTGCTGCTGCGCGAGCGCGTCTCCCCCATCCGTGCCCTGCAACTGGCCGGGAGTGACGAGAACGCGGCGCTGTACCTCGCAACCTGCCGTGACCTGGCGCGCGAATACGGCGTTTACCTCTGCTCAGGCTCCACGCCGCTGCCGCGCTACCGCCTGACCTCGCGTGGCGTAGAGCGCGAGGCGGGCACGCTGACCAACCAGACGGTCATTTTTGGGCCGCAGGGCGAACTCATCGGCTGCACCGACAAAGTGCACCTCACGCCCGACGAGGAGGCGGGCGGGGTGGACCTGACGCCGGGCCGCCTGGACGAGCTGCGGGTCTTCCCCACCCCGGTCGGGGACCTGGGCGTGGCGATCAGCCTGGACGCCTTCCGCGCCGACGTGATCGAGCGCCTGGAAGCTCAGGGCTGCACGGTGCTGCTGCAACCCGACGCCAACGCCGCGCCCTGGACCTCGCTCGAAGGCTTGCCGCCTGACCCGGCGCACGTGCGCGACCAACCGCTCGCCTGGCTGGAATCGAGCTGGCAGGTGACGCAGCGCACGCGCATTCCCTACGCCGTCAACCCGATGGTGGTCGGCAACCTGCTTGACCTGACCTTTGACGGCCAGAGCGCGATCGCTGGACCCGCTGCCGAGGCGCCGCAGCCGCGCAGTTACGTGCTCACCGACCCGCGCCCCGGTTTTCTGGCGCTGGCGCCCTGGGTGGCCCCGGACACGACAGCGCCCGAGGAGCTGCGCGAGATCGGGCAACAGCTCGCGGCCCGCAGCGGTCACCCCCGCGAAAACCAGTACCTGACGACAGTCCTGCACGCCGATCTGGAACTGCCGCCCACCACCTGCCCGGTGCCGCCCGCCACACCACACGAGGACGCCCTGCGCGCC from Deinococcus radiodurans R1 = ATCC 13939 = DSM 20539 includes these protein-coding regions:
- a CDS encoding carbon-nitrogen hydrolase family protein — protein: MSGSAPSGPAPVRRFRAVAVQPQWSAQDFGSAPAFRRWLRSQLEAARPHLAADRPTLVVLTELNGLPLVLRGDGWAARLGTFERAAAALFVRRLGRVLPVLLRERVSPIRALQLAGSDENAALYLATCRDLAREYGVYLCSGSTPLPRYRLTSRGVEREAGTLTNQTVIFGPQGELIGCTDKVHLTPDEEAGGVDLTPGRLDELRVFPTPVGDLGVAISLDAFRADVIERLEAQGCTVLLQPDANAAPWTSLEGLPPDPAHVRDQPLAWLESSWQVTQRTRIPYAVNPMVVGNLLDLTFDGQSAIAGPAAEAPQPRSYVLTDPRPGFLALAPWVAPDTTAPEELREIGQQLAARSGHPRENQYLTTVLHADLELPPTTCPVPPATPHEDALRAWLAGEATLGRSPKARLGGWALVGVGVLALALLGRKRNR